One segment of Triticum urartu cultivar G1812 unplaced genomic scaffold, Tu2.1 TuUngrouped_contig_7863, whole genome shotgun sequence DNA contains the following:
- the LOC125531692 gene encoding ATP synthase protein MI25-like, whose protein sequence is MRFLSTDMKDRNMLFAAIPSIYASSPKNISIYNEEMIVARCFIGFLIFSRKILGKTFKETLNGRIESIQEELQQFFNPNEVIPEESNEQQRLLRIRLRICSTVVESLPTARCAPKCEKTVQALLCRNLNVKSAPLLNAPSSRRIRLQDDIVTGFHFSMSERFVSGSTFKASTIDLIREGLTVLGKVRVGVLFRKNKKNLIHVFMLTEERIPYT, encoded by the coding sequence ATGAGATTTCTTTCTACGGATATGAAGGATAGAAATATGCTATTTGCTGCTATTCCATCTATTTATGCATCAAGTCCGAAGAATATCTCAATCTATAATGAAGAAATGATAGTAGCTCGTTGTTTTATAGGCTTTCTCATATTCAGTCGGAAAATTTTAGGTAAGACTTTCAAAGAAACTCTCAACGGGAGAATTGAGTCTATTCAGGAAGAATTGCAGCAATTCTTCAATCCTAACGAAGTAATTCCGGAGGAATCCAATGAACAGCAACGATTACTTAGGATCAGGTTGCGAATTTGCAGCACCGTAGTAGAATCATTACCAACGGCACGTTGTGCGCCTAAGTGCGAAAAGACAGTGCAAGCTTTGTTATGCCGAAACCTAAATGTAAAGTCAGCACCACTTCTAAATGCCCCTTCTTCCCGCCGCATCCGTCTTCAGGACGATATAGTCACAGGTTTTCACTTTTCAATGAGCGAAAGATTTGTATCCGGGTCTACGTTCAAAGCTTCTACCATAGACCTAATTCGAGAAGGCTTGACAGTCCTAGGAAAGGTGAGGGTTGGGGTTCTATTtaggaagaataagaagaatcTCATTCATGTGTTCATGCTAACAGAAGAGCGGATCCCATACACATAA